One genomic segment of Musa acuminata AAA Group cultivar baxijiao chromosome BXJ3-3, Cavendish_Baxijiao_AAA, whole genome shotgun sequence includes these proteins:
- the LOC135633232 gene encoding putative pentatricopeptide repeat-containing protein At3g13770, mitochondrial — protein sequence MHGRSRVFLLRRIHFKDSDRPRQLSCQTSPSPLPPDSNLKPLCLQGRLHEALSGMATLGTEVRFHGYDALLTACIDRRAFLEGQLVHAHMIKSQYLPSVYLATRLLIMYVKCDSLNDARHMLEAMPERNVVSWTAMISGYSQKGHRAEALELFVKMMEAGQLPDEYTFATVLTSCTGPFGPKHGRQIHSLALKTNFDSHMFVGSSLLDMYAKASEIDDARRVFDMLPDRDVVSCTAIISGYAQLGLDAEALEVFKLLHKEGMECNYVTFSCLLNALSGLAALDYGRQVHGLVIRCELPFYVVLQNSLIDMYSKCGSLIYSRKIFDNMLERSVISWNAMLAGYGKHGLGSEVVRLFKSMVQEVRPDGVSFLAVLSGCSHGGLVDEGLDFFDFMVNGQRMKPDIGHYGCVIDLLGRAGRIEKALDLMKCMPFEPTTAMWGSLLGACRVHANVSIGEFVAQKLLDIEPENSGNFVILSNIYAAAGRWQDVARVRELMKERTVTKEPGRSWINLDKTMHTFYSSDRSHPQREQINAKIMELYERIKEAGYVPDLSCVLHDVDDEQKESILLGHSEKLAIAFGLMGSTPCKLIRITKNLRICVDCHNFAKYVSKVYARYISLRDSNRFHLIVRGTCTCRDYW from the exons ATGCACGGCCGAAGCCGCGTTTTCCTGCTCCGCCGTATCCACTTCAAAGACAGCGACCGCCCTCGCCAACTCTCCTGCCAAACGAGCCCGTCGCCGCTCCCGCCAGATTCAAACCTCAAACCCCTCTGCCTCCAAGGTCGactccacgaggcgctgtcgggaATGGCTACGCTCGGCACCGAGGTCAGGTTCCACGGGTACGACGCCCTCCTGACCGCGTGCATCGACCGAAGGGCCTTCCTAGAGGGCCAATTGGTCCACGCCCACATGATCAAGTCCCAGTACCTCCCTTCCGTGTACCTCGCCACCCGGCTGCTCATCATGTATGTGAAGTGCGACTCCTTGAACGACGCTCGCCACATGCTCGAGGCAATGCCTGAAAGGAACGTTGTCTCGTGGACCGCCATGATCTCAGGATATTCTCAGAAGGGTCACCGCGCTGAGGCCTTGGAGCTGTTTGTTAAGATGATGGAAGCCG GTCAATTGCCAGATGAATACACTTTCGCTACGGTGCTCACTTCTTGTACTGGTCCTTTTGGGCCTAAACATGGCAGGCAGATTCATTCCCTAGCACTCAAGACCAACTTTGACTCTCATATGTTTGTTGGGAGTTCATTGCTTGACATGTATGCAAAGGCCAGCGAAATCGATGATGCTCGGAGAGTCTTTGACATGTTGCCTGACAGGGATGTTGTTTCTTGTACTGCCATTATTTCTGGATATGCCCAGTTGGGTCTTGATGCGGAAGCCTTGGAAGTGTTCAAATTACTACATAAAGAGGGAATGGAATGCAACTACGTTACCTTTTCCTGTCTTTTAAATGCACTCTCTGGACTTGCTGCTTTGGATTATGGTCGACAAGTGCATGGTTTGGTAATCAGATGTGAACTTCCATTTTATGTTGTCTTGCAAAACTCTCTGATTGACATGTATTCCAAGTGTGGTAGCTTAATATATTCAAGAAAAATCTTTGACAACATGCTTGAGAGATCTGTGATAAGTTGGAATGCAATGCTTGCAGGATATGGTAAGCATGGTTTAGGGAGTGAGGTTGTTCGTCTCTTTAAGTCCATGGTCCAAGAGGTGAGGCCTGATGGTGTTTCTTTTTTGGCTGTCCTGTCTGGGTGCAGTCACGGTGGATTGGTTGATGAGGGTTTAGATTTTTTTGACTTTATGGTTAATGGTCAAAGGATGAAACCAGATATAGGGCACTATGGATGCGTCATAGATCTACTCGGACGTGCTGGGAGAATAGAGAAGGCTTTGGACTTAATGAAGTGCATGCCCTTTGAACCAACCACAGCCATGTGGGGTTCTCTTCTGGGTGCATGTAGAGTTCATGCTAATGTTTCCATCGGAGAATTTGTTGCTCAAAAGCTTCTCGATATTGAGCCAGAAAATTCAGGGAACTTTGTGATACTCTCTAATATTTATGCTGCTGCCGGAAGATGGCAAGATGTCGCCAGAGTCAGGGAATTGATGAAAGAGAGGACAGTGACAAAAGAACCAGGCAGAAGTTGGATCAATCTTGACAAAACCATGCATACTTTCTATTCCAGTGATCGGTCGCATCCCCAGAGGGAACAGATAAATGCCAAGATTATGGAGCTATATGAAAGGATCAAAGAAGCAGGTTATGTTCCAGACCTTAGCTGTGTATTGCATGATGTGGATGATGAGCAGAAGGAAAGCATCCTGCTTGGACATAGTGAGAAACTGGCAATAGCTTTTGGGTTGATGGGCAGTACCCCTTGCAAGTTGATTCGTATTACAAAGAACCTTCGGATCTGTGTTGATTGTCACAATTTTGCCAAGTATGTGTCAAAGGTATATGCAAGATATATATCTCT